A single window of Debaryomyces hansenii CBS767 chromosome F complete sequence DNA harbors:
- a CDS encoding DEHA2F23210p (similar to CA4490|IPF4045 Candida albicans IPF4045), producing the protein MLSRIGLNASRCISRRSVRFLTTKNTITDHNTGRVIKLTDPSRPEIADYDNVKPVLAQDKDPYVKYDDQQNRRNINDPLNIEEDYYDIWSPDYFQFVSDKTALKHNGIFFSLIIGFGTAIWYFELNPAKPAMPRSYPFGGLAKELGSGSKEDEYFYRVKPDTTAEQELGFLANDNQIEENKKAYEQANADFLRD; encoded by the coding sequence ATGCTCTCTAGAATCGGTTTGAATGCCTCCAGGTGCATTTCTCGCAGAAGTGTCAGATTCTTGACTACAAAGAACACAATTACTGACCACAATACTGGTAGAGTTATCAAGTTGACTGACCCTAGTCGTCCAGAAATAGCAGATTACGATAATGTTAAACCAGTTTTAGCACAAGACAAGGACCCATACGTCAAGTACGATGACCAACAGAATAGAAGAAACATCAATGACCcattaaatattgaagaagattacTATGATATTTGGTCTCCAGACTATTTCCAATTTGTATCCGACAAGACTGCCCTCAAGCATAATGGTATATTTTTCTCACTTATCATTGGGTTTGGTACTGCTATAtggtattttgaattgaatcCTGCTAAACCAGCCATGCCAAGGTCATATCCATTTGGTGGTTTGGCAAAGGAATTGGGTTCGGGTAgtaaagaagatgaatatttCTACAGAGTTAAGCCAGATACCACAGCTGAACAGGAGCTCGGATTCTTGGCTAATGACAACCAAATCgaagaaaacaagaagGCTTATGAACAAGCTAACGCTGATTTCCTTAGAGATTAA
- a CDS encoding DEHA2F23122p (similar to uniprot|Q05468 Saccharomyces cerevisiae YDR333C Hypothetical ORF) — protein sequence MSSRALKRLEKQRNESLSNVASQEASESEESEYESRPKTSFNAFALLNGDDESENEEEEPNIEKNDKKEENEPEVSLPPRNSKSSRKKKKNKKPAKKPVDSDEELDQILIEAKKKDEEKARKSKGSTAISADVDEDEYDFEVEYDEILEPASSYDSNFKQFTMNRLKQSLPLLSIGSIRNLDPDHEFRGLFGNLSMETIDDANTTTSLAISPEVLQQFKKLARLTRGWCGKDRRGVPGTTRKLLLTKIRDDWLPTTQKPMSMEELRFNEIINYLDYKEDTADFEDLEFKLKKELSLGVKYFRFNKINTTQERVANSRFYASVVMTPDPESLMHLLQQYPYHAETLLQVAMILLRQGSDKSTSNALIEKCLFVFDRTFHKNFHELLNEGKNGLIRLPYESFLNRQFYLCLFRYIMNLGERSTFLTALSYCKFLLSLSPADDPLGVRYFLDYYSIMSEEYEYLIRFTKSPLATTYEKWLTPGLAFSTVLAYLNLDDVENAKSSLKVAYQRYPYASYKLLEIIGLSHDIPIKEHEIPINDEMVLAAETYLVRAGIMWNDQSKRQFLHDELLRLFQEEKINSSKGSITSSIYGLFTSFQKSDTPNKEIPFNLIRFAILSGENKIMAKVPESVWARDDVYEYDVLPPQNDTVKYNEFTGVNTKQDQVVDSLLTYVDQNVIGSIIQNQTEEDDFTEVLRQLQLQETQQDQPQEEDQD from the coding sequence ATGAGTTCAAGGGCATTGAAAAGATTAGAGAAACAAAGAAACGAAAGCTTATCGAACGTTGCTAGCCAAGAAGCGTCAGAGAGCGAGGAAAGTGAATATGAGTCCAGGCCAAAAACGTCTTTCAATGCATTTGCCTTATTGAATGGCGATGATGAAAGTGAAAACGAGGAAGAAGAACCAAATATAGAAAAGAACGAtaaaaaggaagaaaatgaaCCCGAGGTTTCGTTGCCTCCCAGGAATTCAAAATCGAGtcgaaagaagaagaagaacaagaagccTGCTAAGAAGCCTGTAGATAGTGACGAGGAATTGgatcaaatattgatagaagcaaaaaagaaagacgaagaaaaggCCAGAAAATCAAAGGGTTCTACTGCCATTAGTGCAGATGTCGATGAAGACGAATATGACTTTGAAgttgaatatgatgaaatCTTGGAACCAGCATCAAGTtatgattcaaatttcaaGCAGTTCACCATGAATAGGTTGAAACAATCATTACCGTTACTTTCTATAGGCTCCATTAGGAATCTAGACCCTGACCACGAGTTTAGGGGATTATTTGGTAATTTGTCGATGGAGACTATCGACGATGCAAACACAACGACCTCCTTAGCTATCTCTCCAGAAGTCTTAcaacaattcaaaaaattagCAAGGCTTACTAGGGGATGGTGTGGAAAGGACCGCAGGGGAGTTCCAGGTACAACTAGAAAATTGTTATTGACAAAAATCAGAGATGACTGGTTGCCCACAACGCAGAAACCAATGAGTATGGAAGAATTaagatttaatgaaatcatcaattacTTAGATTATAAAGAAGACACAGCCGATTTCgaagatttggaatttaaattaaagaaagaattatctTTGGGtgtgaaatatttcagattcaacaaaatcaacaCAACTCAAGAGCGGGTAGCTAATTCTAGATTCTATGCATCAGTGGTAATGACGCCAGACCCTGAATCATTAATGCATTTGTTACAACAGTATCCTTACCACGCAGAAACATTGCTACAAGTCGCGATGATTTTGTTGAGACAGGGAAGTGATAAATCAACTAGTAATGCcttaattgaaaaatgtcTTTTCGTTTTTGACAGAACTTTCCATAAAAACTTTCATGAATTGTTAAATGAGGGCAAAAATGGATTGATACGTTTGCCTTATGAATCATTTTTAAACAgacaattttatttatgttTGTTCAGATATATTATGAATTTGGGTGAACGGTCAACATTTTTAACTGCTCTTTCatattgtaaatttttattgtcATTATCCCCAGCAGACGATCCATTAGGTGTCAGGTATTTCTtggattattattcaattatgAGCGaggaatatgaatatttgattaGGTTTACTAAATCTCCTCTTGCTACGACATACGAAAAATGGTTAACTCCTGGCTTAGCATTCTCTACAGTGTTGgcatatttgaatttggatgatgttgaaaatgcCAAATCTCTGTTGAAAGTTGCATACCAAAGATACCCATATGCCTCCTATAAGTTGTTAGAAATAATTGGTTTATCTCACGACATACCTATTAAAGAACATGAAATTCCAATCAACGATGAAATGGTATTAGCGGCTGAGACATACTTGGTTAGAGCCGGAATAATGTGGAACGATCAATCCAAGAGGCAATTTTTACATGATGAATTGCTCAGATTGTttcaagaagagaagaTCAACTCGTCAAAAGGATCTATAACATCGTCAATTTATGGCCTTTTCAcaagttttcaaaaatcAGATACAccaaataaagaaatacCATTCAACTTGATTAGATTTGCAATATTATCTGGTGAAAATAAGATTATGGCCAAAGTTCCAGAATCAGTTTGGGCAAGAGATGATGTTTATGAATATGATGTTTTACCACCTCAAAATGATACCGTTAAATACAACGAGTTTACTGGTGTCAACACAAAGCAAGACCAAGTTGTGGATTCCTTGTTGACCTACGTCGATCAAAATGTTATTGGTTCAATCATACAAAATCAAACcgaagaagatgatttcACTGAGGTTTTGAGACAATTGCAGCTACAAGAAACTCAACAAGATCAGCCTCAAGAAGAAGACCAAGATTAG
- a CDS encoding DEHA2F23144p (similar to uniprot|P38694 Saccharomyces cerevisiae YHR039C MSC7 Protein) gives MIAIDLKFEEWQWQYQISTTFFVFGILPTLYYIYAKYITSRPNKYNKLEEPLKIEIPIPDEAKAHWKGKRLYPPNLSIRIPNEPNKIQSYCPATSQYLGTFTATTKEEMNQQIVKAKAAQKVWAKSTFSLRRQLLKTLSRFIIDHQEDIARVACRDSGKTKLDASMGEIMVTLEKLNWIIANGEKALRPSQRPGPSNLLIGLMKNGEVRYEPLGVVAALISWNYPFHNLMGPVIASLFTGNAIVIKCSEQVLWSSTWFVDLVKTVLKSLNINEDLIQLCCCYPEDADYLTSHPGLSHITFIGSKNVAHKVVESAAKELTPCVVELGGKDSLIVLDDVVDLKALSSVIMRGTFQSVGQNCIGIERVICLPKAYETLVEILSERIGHLRLGSDIDQLDEIDLGAMISDNRFQHLEDLISDAVSKGARLIHGGKPYQHPNYPQGHYFEPTLLADVDKSMKIFQEEVFGPILTMIKATDADEAVAISNATEFGLGNSIFGKNFHQCNEIANSLESGNVAINDFATYYVAQLPFGGIKKSGYGKFGGEEGLTGLCVAKSIVMDKPILRMLGIATSIPPEIDYPINSDKKAWGFVSALNTAGYDNRLWEIIKAFKKLAKGGA, from the coding sequence ATGATCGCTATTGACCTTAAATTCGAAGAATGGCAATGGCAATATCAGATATCTACCACGTTCTTTGTATTTGGAATTTTGCCAACGTTATATTACATATATGCGAAATATATAACATCTAGGCCAAACAAATACAATAAGCTTGAAGAGCCACTAAAAATAGAGATTCCTATACCAGATGAAGCCAAAGCCCATTGGAAAGGTAAGAGATTATATCCACcaaatctttcaataagaATACCAAATGAACCAAACAAAATCCAAAGCTACTGCCCAGCAACCAGCCAATACTTAGGTACATTCACTGCTACTACGAAGGAAGAAATGAATCAGCAAATTGTTAAGGCTAAAGCAGCACAAAAGGTATGGGCCAAGTCAACATTTAGTCTTAGAAGACAGCTTTTAAAGACTCTCAGTAGATTTATCATTGACCACCAAGAAGATATTGCTCGGGTTGCATGTCGTGATAGTGGAAAGACTAAATTAGATGCTCTGATGGGAGAAATTATGGTTACgttagaaaaattgaattggATCATTGCAAATGGAGAGAAAGCATTGAGACCGTCCCAGCGCCCAGGTCCATCTAACTTGTTAATTGGGTTGATGAAGAATGGAGAAGTGAGATATGAACCATTGGGGGTTGTTGCTGCTTTAATTTCATGGAATTACCCGTTCCATAATTTAATGGGACCAGTAATTGCGTCTCTATTTACTGGTAATGCAATTGTTATTAAATGTTCGGAGCAAGTATTGTGGTCATCAACTTGGTTTGTAGACTTAGTAAAAACGGTTTTAAAACtgttaaatataaatgaagaCTTAATTCAGTTATGCTGCTGTTATCCTGAAGATGCTGACTATTTGACATCCCACCCTGGCTTATCGCATATTACTTTTATTGGCTCAAAGAATGTTGCGCATAAGGTTGTCGAATCTGCTGCCAAAGAACTTACTCCTTGTGTTGTTGAATTGGGAGGAAAGGATTCCTTGATCGTTTTAGATGATGTTGTTGACTTGAAAGCTTTATCATCTGTTATTATGCGAGGTACCTTCCAAAGCGTTGGCCAAAATTGTATTGGCATTGAAAGAGTGATTTGTTTACCCAAAGCATACGAGACTTTAGTTGAAATATTGTCAGAAAGAATTGGGCATTTGCGTCTCGGGTCAGATATAGATCAACTTGACGAAATAGATCTAGGAGCAATGATTTCGGATAACAGATTCCAACATTTAGAAGATTTGATTTCTGATGCAGTAAGTAAGGGCGCACGCTTAATCCATGGGGGAAAACCTTATCAGCACCCAAACTATCCCCAGGGCCATTATTTCGAGCCAACATTATTGGCTGATGTTGACAAGTCTATGAAAATCTTCCAAGAGGAAGTATTTGGTCCAATTTTAACAATGATTAAGGCAACTGATGCTGATGAAGCAGTTGCCATATCAAATGCAACAGAATTTGGTCTTGGAAACTCTATATTTGGCAAGAACTTCCATCAATGTAATGAGATTGCTAATAGCTTGGAGAGTGGTAATGTTGCgattaatgattttgcTACATATTACGTGGCACAATTGCCATTCGGAGGTATCAAGAAATCAGGGTATGGTAAGTTTGGAGGCGAAGAAGGTCTTACAGGATTATGTGTAGCCAAGTCAATAGTGATGGATAAACCAATATTGAGAATGTTAGGAATAGCAACCAGTATCCCACCTGAAATCGACTATCCTATCAACAGCGATAAGAAGGCGTGGGGATTTGTCAGTGCATTAAATACCGCTGGGTATGATAATAGATTGTGggaaattattaaagcaTTTAAAAAATTAGCTAAAGGCGGCGCTTAG
- a CDS encoding DEHA2F23232p (no similarity), translating into MFSRIVRNNGSLMSKRFQSQASTSASAKSAFNNKHNFNINPPPVHTYWTMRNSSVLLAFIPVYLLVGYAIKYTSSGLSGYEGLYAFADSEKSPMKELKFGEAQQSKN; encoded by the coding sequence atgttTTCCAGAATTGTGAGAAACAATGGATCCTTAATGTCCAAGAGATTCCAGTCTCAAGCTAGCACTAGTGCTTCGGCCAAGTCTGCTTTCAATAACAAACATAACTTTAATATAAACCCACCTCCAGTGCACACATACTGGACGATGCGTAATAGTTCAGTTCTCCTTGCTTTCATTCCAGTATACTTGCTTGTTGGATACGCTATCAAGTACACATCTTCAGGACTTAGTGGCTACGAAGGATTGTATGCGTTTGCCGATTCAGAAAAGTCACCTATGAAGGAGCTCAAGTTCGGTGAAGCTCAACAATCAAAGAATTAA
- a CDS encoding DEHA2F23166p (similar to uniprot|P48836 Saccharomyces cerevisiae YHR039C-A VMA10 Vacuolar H+ ATPase subunit G of the catalytic (V1) sector): MSSGIQALLKTEKDAAEIVNEARKYRTNRLKTAKADAQSEIDEYKKQKETELKNYEKEHEGLNESIDKDADAQVEGELADIKSKFDEKKDSVVKLIVDAAIKPTPEIHINAAK; encoded by the coding sequence atgtcATCTGGTATTCAAGCATTGTTAAAGACTGAAAAGGACGCTGCCGAAATTGTCAATGAGGCTAGAAAGTACAGAACTAATCGTTTGAAGACAGCTAAAGCAGACGCACAAAGTGAAATTGACGAATACAAGAAACAAAAGGAGactgaattgaaaaattacgAGAAGGAGCATGAAGGATTGAATGAATCCATTGACAAGGATGCAGACGCCCAAGTTGAAGGCGAATTAGCGGATATAAAAAGCAAATTcgatgaaaagaaagactCAGTCGTAAAATTGATAGTTGATGCCGCTATCAAACCAACTCCTGAAATACACATCAACGCGGCCAAATAA
- a CDS encoding DEHA2F23188p (similar to uniprot|Q05471 Saccharomyces cerevisiae YDR334W SWR1 Swi2/Snf2-related ATPase) gives MARGGSRRRNTSVISTQKIEPSNESTKAPEGPQKRKPKTEIPNSNGNGVIKKEIKKRKLDNELDESQEHLAQLITDFNLSVNELFQLKEYKTIAYWNPDDFSRASSTSQVPEIFDLFSKEPEYQISWGADSNEQDLSNIPLRLQKKIINEREQKLLEKFPFKEKVLKRSRDLEIELLQNIRQSKKTLEKSHIKPSPPVKPSKTSKGNQKIIKKKQVVKQEEEEAQENHQNEEYESDMDEGTHYKLKAVKYSIPPPIVTHPSHIPSWVPDPNHTESSFNSKDSEIIDYHPDAIQFVSNSKTTYTTPNIQAKIQNFLASYKSAIIDETSSGDFNNTLEEYEKIMTQQEQFIKKLYEKTSIEKRLELNGEKIERRKTVLPHSSNTKQAVDPFRSHGAIIPKTQGVTIHSTHHDYFLSHGMAFSRLHQQMRRQHQLRTKKITQMIEQHFKKKKGEKERLAKEKEQNLKRISKMAVQAVKKRWIQASKVYRFLQLQKEEELKKIKGREHLSQMLEHSTQLLEAQFNKSSRDISEVDTENENETDDHLSSSSDEDSGSPQNARDDSNVNMDENDMQLTVEELRAKYADIDQSIEPSSKTISSDSSNHESDSDDEDIDANKGLVALYGNNAVSVEPVSSLAATEYTDEQKTLIEKFSKEDEGISSESVSDDSLNDSSSSESDDDSEVDESNHKQVDSTKPTGLAALLGNGPTEDEEDSNDDVSADSDGNVSDDENMSTTDEEDEPKTPKSSEDPKMDEKENESDVLEEEVNGSKVRDVPLPPLLRGTLRPYQKQGLNWLASLYNNGTNGILADEMGLGKTIQTISLLAYLAAEHHIWGPHLIVVPTSVMLNWEMEFKKFAPGFKVLTYYGSPQQRAQKRKGWNKPNAFHVCITSYQLVVHDHQSFKRRRWRYMILDEAHNIKNFRSARWRALLNFNTENRLLLTGTPLQNNLMELWSLLYFLMPSSKVNQAMPDGFANLEDFQTWFGRPVDKILEKTSNGTSSDVIDENDKTTQRMDEETRNTVSRLHQVLRPYLLRRLKKDVEKQMPGKYEHIIYCRLSKRQRYLYDDFMSRAQTKETLASGNFLSIINCLMQLRKVCNHPDLFEVRPIVTSLAMPRCVANSFASTDSVVRKYLNDDSFKGQVSLKALNLDITSLDQLNYFTSQTTSKLKSSSELDKQADKLNELISASEYDQPNLDNFLEYYKFIKSNEQVGIRDNLKHASYLNSLRCDRIPLLGESVIKFLQTATQPRQPFTDAYNDIILSIPKRVEKMDDVIEKYSVLTPSVVTLDLKDQLIPLSTQRTIMNEVANKNIDNPFHKSQVKLSIAFPDKSLLQFDCGKLQKLATLLQDLTANGHRALIFTQMTKVLDILEQFLNIHGYRYMRLDGATKIEDRQLLTEKFNRDSKIPVFILSTRSGGLGINLTGADTVIFYDSDWNPAMDKQCQDRCHRIGQSRDVHIYRFVSEYTIESNILRKANQKRQLDNVVIQEGEFTTDYFGKFSVKDLVNDAEVADIPDKPLEPAYGNVENVLAQAEDEDDRVAANAAMKEVAIDDEDFDEESKAATNTATPSQTPGPDTAGSGIVDSTVKINNKTDSLEDVDYEDGVSHVDEYMLRFIANGYYWD, from the coding sequence ATGGCAAGAGGCGGAAGTCGTCGAAGAAATACTTCAGTTATTTCTACCCAAAAAATAGAGCCTTCTAATGAACTGACAAAAGCTCCTGAAGGACCTCAGAAAAGAAAACCAAAGACGGAAATACCCAATAGTAATGGAAATGGCGTTATTAAGAAGGAAATTAAGAAACGGAAACTAGATAACGAACTTGATGAATCACAAGAGCATTTGGCACAGTTAATAACTGACTTTAATTTATCGGTAAACGAGTTATTTCAACTTAAAGAGTATAAAACAATAGCATATTGGAATCCGGATGACTTTTCCCGTGCCTCATCTACATCACAGGTTcctgaaatatttgatttattttctaaGGAACCTGAATATCAGATATCCTGGGGAGCTGACTCTAATGAGCAAGACTTAAGTAATATTCCGTTGAGACTTCAAAAGAAGATCATAAATGAGAGAGAGCAGAAACTTTTGGAGAAGTTCCCATTTAAGGAGAAAGTGTTGAAAAGAAGTAGAGatcttgaaattgaattgttGCAGAACATTAGACAATCGAAGAAGACCTTAGAGAAGAGTCATATAAAACCTTCGCCACCTGTTAAGCCTTCTAAAACATCAAAGGGTAACCAAAAGATCATTAAGAAAAAGCAAGTTGtcaaacaagaagaagaagaggcTCAAGAGAATCACcagaatgaagaatatgaaagCGATATGGATGAGGGGACGCATTATAAACTTAAGGCTGTAAAATACTCTATCCCACCCCCAATAGTAACTCATCCTTCGCATATACCGTCTTGGGTGCCTGATCCAAATCATACCGaatcatcatttaattctaaGGATAGCGAAATCATTGATTATCATCCCGATGCAATACAATTtgtatcaaattcaaaaacaacGTACACTACGCCAAATATTCAGGCTaaaattcaaaactttCTTGCAAGTTATAAATCGGCTATAATCGATGAAACTAGTTCTGGagattttaataatacaCTTGAGGAATACGAGAAAATCATGACCCAACAAGAACAGTtcataaaaaaattatatgaaaaaaCATCTATTGAAAAACGTCTTGAACTAAATGGCGAGAAAATAGAAAGAAGGAAAACTGTTCTACCACATAGCTCTAATACGAAACAAGCTGTTGATCCATTTAGATCCCATGGAGCTATTATACCAAAGACACAGGGTGTCACTATCCACTCTACCCATCATGACTATTTCTTGAGTCATGGTATGGCATTTTCAAGGTTACATCAGCAAATGCGTAGGCAACATCAATTAAGAACTAAAAAGATTACACAAATGATAGAGCAGCATtttaagaagaagaaaggtGAAAAGGAAAGACTAGCAAAGGAAAAAGAACagaatttaaaaagaattagTAAAATGGCAGTCCAAGCTGTTAAGAAAAGATGGATACAAGCTAGTAAAGTTTATCGTTTCTTACAATTACAAAAAGaggaagaattgaaaaaaataaaggGAAGAGAGCATTTGAGTCAAATGTTAGAGCATTCGACACAGCTATTAGAAGCGCAATTCAATAAGTCATCTAGAGATATTAGTGAAGTAGATAccgaaaatgaaaatgaaacaGATGATCATTTAAGTTCCAGCTCAGATGAAGATTCTGGTTCTCCTCAAAACGCCCGAGATGATCTGAACGTGAATATGGATGAGAATGATATGCAATTAACTGTTGAAGAACTTAGAGCTAAATATGCAGATATTGATCAGTCTATTGAACCATCGTCGAAAACGATCTCATCTGATTCATCCAATCATGAATCAGATAGCGATGATGAGGATATTGACGCTAATAAGGGCCTCGTTGCGTTGTATGGTAACAATGCTGTTTCTGTAGAGCCTGTTTCAAGCTTAGCAGCTACAGAATACACAGATGAACAAAAAACTttgattgaaaagttttctaaagaagatgaaggaATCAGCTCAGAATCTGTATCGGATGATAGCTTAAATGATAGTTCAAGTAGCGAAAGTGACGACGACAGCGAAGTTGATGAATCTAATCATAAGCAAGTAGATAGTACAAAACCTACTGGCTTAGCTGCGTTACTTGGTAATGGGCCTACggaagatgaagaggaTTCCAATGATGATGTAAGTGCGGATAGTGATGGAAACGTTTCAGACGATGAAAATATGTCAACGACGGACGAGGAAGATGAACCAAAAACACCGAAATCCTCTGAAGATCCGAAGATGGATGAGAAGGAAAATGAACTGGACGTTCTTGAAGAAGAGGTCAATGGTTCAAAAGTAAGGGATGTTCCACTTCCACCATTATTAAGAGGCACGCTAAGACCATATCAGAAGCAAGGTTTAAATTGGCTAGCaagtttatataataatggtaCAAATGGTATCTTAGCTGATGAAATGGGTCTTGGTAAAACTATTCAAACTATATCATTGTTAGCATATTTAGCTGCAGAGCATCACATTTGGGGCCCTCATTTAATTGTTGTTCCTACATCAGTTATGCTTAACTGGGAAATGGAATTTAAGAAGTTCGCTCCTGGTTTTAAAGTTTTGACATATTACGGATCTCCACAGCAAAGAGCtcaaaaaagaaaaggtTGGAATAAACCGAATGCCTTTCATGTATGTATTACCTCATATCAATTGGTTGTTCATGATCACCAGTCTtttaaaagaagaagatggaGATATATGATTTTGGATGAAGCAcataatatcaaaaacttTAGGTCTGCACGTTGGAGAGCTCTATTGAATTTCAATACTGAAAATAGATTGTTATTGACTGGTACACCATTACAGAATAATCTAATGGAATTGTGgtctttattatatttcttgatgCCATCTTCGAAAGTCAATCAAGCTATGCCTGATGGATTTGCAAATTTGGAAGACTTTCAAACTTGGTTTGGACGGCCTGTCGACAAAATTTTAGAGAAGACATCAAATGGAACTAGTTCAGATGTaatagatgaaaatgataaaactACCCAAAGAATGGATGAGGAAACAAGAAATACGGTATCAAGGCTACATCAAGTATTAAGACCGTATTTATTACGGAGATTAAAAAAGGACGTCGAGAAACAGATGCCTGGTAAATACGAGCATATTATCTATTGTCGTCTCTCTAAAAGACAAAGATATCtatatgatgatttcaTGTCTAGAGCTCAGACCAAAGAAACGTTAGCTTCTGGGAATTTCTTATCTATCATCAATTGTTTAATGCAATTGAGAAAAGTTTGTAATCATCcagatttatttgaagtACGGCCGATAGTTACATCTCTTGCTATGCCTAGATGTGTTGCAAATTCATTCGCATCTACGGACTCGGTTGTgagaaaatatttaaatgacGATAGTTTCAAAGGCCAAGTTTCTTTAAAAGCCTTAAATTTGGATATCACAAGTCttgatcaattaaattatttcacATCTCAAACCACTAGtaaattaaaatcttcCAGCGAATTAGACAAGCAAGCcgataaattgaatgaattaataTCTGCCTCAGAATATGATCAACCAAATTTAGACAATTTCTtggaatattataaatttatcaaatcaaaTGAACAAGTGGGTATTAGAGATAACCTCAAGCATGCTTCATACTTGAACAGTTTGAGATGTGACAGAATTCCTCTTCTTGGTGAATCTGTTATTAAGTTTCTTCAAACAGCAACTCAACCAAGACAGCCATTTACAGACGCATATAACGatattattctttcaataCCCAAAAGAGTTGAAAAGATGGATGATGTAATAGAAAAGTACTCAGTACTTACACCCAGTGTTGTTACATTAGATTTGAAGGATCAATTAATTCCTCTATCAACACAACGTACAATTATGAATGAGGttgcaaataaaaatattgataatccATTTCATAAATCACAAgtgaaattatcaatagcaTTTCCtgataaatcattattgcAATTTGATTGTGGTAAATTGCAAAAACTAGCAACATTGTTACAGGACTTGACTGCTAATGGACATAGAGCATTGATCTTTACTCAAATGACAAAAGTCTTGGATATTCTAGAACAATTCCTAAACATTCATGGTTATAGATATATGAGACTTGATGGTGCCACAAAGATCGAAGATCGTCAACTTTTGACAGAAAAATTTAACAGAGACTCGAAAATTCCAGTCTTTATTTTATCCACTAGATCTGGTGGTTTGGGTATCAACTTAACAGGTGCGGATACAGTTATCTTCTATGATTCAGATTGGAACCCGGCCATGGATAAACAGTGTCAAGATCGTTGCCACAGAATCGGTCAGAGTAGAGATGTCCATATTTACAGATTCGTTTCTGAGTATACTATTGAATCCAATATCTTACGTAAAGCAAACCAAAAAAGGCAGTTGGACAATGTGGTTATCCAAGAAGGTGAATTCACAACCGACTACTTTGGTAAATTTTCGGTGAAAGATTTAGTTAATGATGCGGAGGTAGCAGACATTCCGGACAAACCACTTGAACCCGCTTATGGTAACGTAGAAAACGTATTGGCCCAAgctgaagatgaagatgatagAGTAGCCGCAAACGCGGCAATGAAGGAGGTGGCTATTGACGATGAAGACTTCGACGAAGAATCAAAAGCTGCCACGAATACGGCAACACCATCCCAAACTCCTGGTCCTGATACTGCTGGCTCTGGAATTGTTGATTCTACAGTAAAGATAAACAACAAGACAGATAGCTTAGAAGATGTGGATTACGAAGATGGTGTTAGCCATGTCGACGAATACATGTTAAGATTTATTGCTAATGGTTATTATTGGGATTAA